The sequence attcattctgcaaatatgGATGTCTGCTGTGTGCTCTTAGTTGTGGGACTGTGGGAGTGAGCAAAAGAGAGGAGGTCTCTGTCTTCATAGATCTTTCTCAGGAGAGACAGGCTGTgagcaaataaacacataaataggtCATATAATTTCAGGTTATAAGTGTTCTGGAGGAAAAAAGCTAGGGGTAGGGAGGGGtggaagggagatggggaggaaacTTGGATAGGGGTTCAGCAGAGACCTCCCCAAGGAGGCTGTGTTTGAGAAGACACTCGAATAAATGACCTGAGATGGAGATTAGCTAAAAGCAGGatgggcaagagagagagtgcaggaggtgGTGTCGGGGAGCTGGCAGGTTCCAACTCATTTGGACTTTGCCTCTCCTTTGGCCCAAGAGCAAAGGGGAGGGCTTTTAACAGGGCAGTTGTATTTTATAAGGATCATGCTGGCTGCCGTACTAGACTACGCATGTGGTACGAATCCCACCATTGGAGGCTAAGGCAGCAGGCGTGGAAGCAGAGGGACGGTGAGGGGATGAACTGTGGTCCCAGTGAGATGTGGTAATGGATTTGACCAGGAAGGTAGTGTGGGGTTGGGGACCAGTGATTAGACTGACCACATATCTGGAAGGTAGGGCTGATCGGACCTAACTGATGGATTAGATACGGAGTGTGAAGGAATGACTCCTGGTTTTTGTCCTGAACAACTGGGTGAATGGTGGCATCGTTACTCAGGAGGGGAAGATGGGAAAGATTGAGCGTGTGAGGGAATCCGACCTTCTTTTGTGGACATTACAATTTTGAGGTGCATGCCAGACATCTCCATGGAGCTGCTGAGGAGGTGGGGTTCAGGAGAGAAGTCCTGCGGGAACATTTGGAAGTCCTCGACCCCCAGGTGGCATTTGAAGGCATGATCTGGGTGACACCATCTAGGGGCAGTGGGGGGGAAGGGTAGAGTTTAACAGAATAGACATCCAATCATCAAATTCTTTAAAGCAGTGGCCTTTACATTTTAGTGTGCATGGGGGGGCGGGTCACCTGCACCTCCAACACCTGTCACCTGTTTACTAAGCCGGACCCTGGGAATTCACATCCATAAATCCTGGGCCTTGGGGAGAAGCTTAGGAAAATCACCcttgggtgattctgatgtgggTGATACTTTGGAAAACTGCCCTTGGGTACAGGTAGATGGGCGTGTTAGGCGGTGGAGGGCAAGAAATACCGCCAGGGTCACGGTGACCGGGATCCTGAAGAatgcttttcttctctccagaGCCATCATGAGGCCTTGACCTCCACCAACCCTTCCTTCCCTGTGTAGGTAGAGGTATATGGGTGCACCCTCTACCCAGGCTTTTGGCAGTCCTGTACCAGTGTGCtctgggcaccccccccccccacgtccgCTCCAGAGCTTATCAGCTCTACCGATCCGCTGATTTACTAAAAATTCTCAGCTGCACCTTTGTCTAAGCAACGATGAGGCGTTGATGAGGCTCCCCTGGGGTCTACGAGATGGGTGCCGAGCACACACACGGCTCCTGTCACTCTAAGGGCAAAGGGCTGGTAGCCTGCTTTTCCTCTAGGAGGGGGGTCAATAGGTGAGTGTTTCAGCTGCAGGTTGGctgcggggctgggggggagTGTGTGGCCATCACCATATCTGTGTCCTCAGTTCCACATCCAGGTGTGGGCTCTCCCATCCAGTGGGGGCAGCATGAGCACAAAGGCCATCACATCTGAATCCCCAGCTCTGAGCCCTCACCGACTGCCAGGCCTGCCTTGCCAACTGCCAGAGGACTTCTTCTTTGGGTGACTTGTCCTAGGGCGCCAGAACTCCTCCCCCAccgcgccaccccccccccatgtctcCTTCCCATGTGCGTATTTTGCTTTTCTCGTCCATGTTTGATTGGGATCAGTGCCTCTTTCACTGCAGCCTGCCACTGAGTCTTGCCAGTTCTTTCTGCAGAATGCCTTTTGAATCGGACACCTGCTCTCCATTCCTCCTGTCCCTGTTCAGTATTGTCATTGGATCGGATTGCCATTGAACCCTGTGGCGGACTGAATGTGTCCCTTCGAATTTCacgtgttgaagccctaactcctaatgtgatggtattaggaggtggggcctctgggaggcttttagggttagatgaggtcatgagggggAGGACCCCATGGTGGGATAAGTGTCTTTgcgagaggaggaagagagaccagagagcTCGCCTAATGGGAGCATGCACTCGCTCTctactccctctcctccccctctcttccccctctcctccccctctcttccccctctcctccccctctcttccccctctcctccccctctcttccccctctcctccccctctcttccccctctcttcccctcccacctcccctcccctctttctccctcttcctttagTGAGGACAAAGGAGAAGGGGGCatccacaagccaggaagagagccctcgcTAAGAACCAAATTGGCTGGCCCCTTGATCTTGAacttacagcctccagaactatgagaaatgtCTGTTATTAAGCCCGTCCCCCAACCCGGGTGTGGTATTTTTctatggcagcctgagcaaaaGAAGACAgctgcctcttccttcccctcctcttgctTCCACCATcccttctttttccatctctgttcCTCTCAGGGCGCCTGTCACTGATTGTAATGATGTATCTGTCAGTCTGTTAGCTTGATATTCATCTTCGTAACCGGATGGCTTCCTCCATGAAGCTGCACCTCTTTTGTTCACTGTGGGCCAGTGCTGAGCACCCGatccggcacatagtaggtgcttaaaaATGCTTCTTGAAGAAATGAAATGCTGACTATAAGTGCTTCTGGCCAGGTCTCAGTACATCCTGCCTTGTCCCTTCTGACTCATGCCATGTGCTTTGGCCAgggttatctttttaaaacactgaccCAACCCTTCCTTGTCAGAGTGTTTATCGGGTCCCCCCCACCCTTGTCGAATATTTATGGGAGCCATGCGGACCTAAGATGAAGCGGCTAGTGAGGAAAGGTGCTGTGAATCgttaataaaaatgcatttaattttaaattgtggatttgctttaaaagaaaCCCTGAAACCCAGAAGCACTACAGGAAATGGATGAGTCATGCCTCCTACTACCTGGTGTCCTCTAGGCTGGGGCTTCAGAAAATCTGCCCGAGCTGCCCAAAACACTCCCTCTCTCAGTTGCAAGTGCTCTGTCCCGGTTGGGCATGGCCCATGGCATCCCTCTCTCCGCCGTTCCCAGAGTTTCCACCCAGCGGGGCAGTGTGGGCTCTGCGGCCATGACCACCCTCGCAACCCTGTGACCGTGTGTGTTCTGTGATAGTGTGTGCCTTGcaggtggggtgaggaggggtaGAGATCTTCGGGGAAGACAAGGCAGATTCTTTGACATAGCTATTTAGAAAGTTGGGAAAACAGTTCAATAGAATTTCCTGTTCGGTCAACGTGGGTCCATTTCCCCCGTCTCCTGGGTAAGAGGAAGTTCCGTTAGCTCATAGAAACGCAGAATCACACATTCCTCAGCCTGGAAAAGCCCTTGAGGGAGGTTACTCAGTTTAAGAACAAAGAGGGCCTTCTGTTGGGGACTTGAATCCAAATGGCCGAGAAGCCTGTGAGCACCTTGGCACCGACTGTTGGAAGATCGCTGTTTGCCCCACGAGCCCTGGCTGTCTGGgctgggcaggcagagaggggctTCAAAGCAGAGGGGACCCAGCACAAGCTCCCACTCATGCGTCACAAGGGAAGCAGGCGAGCCCACATCCTGGGACTCCGTTCTTCAAGCTGCTCTGGGTTTGGTCTCTTCCAGCCGAACTGTCCGCGGTTGCTGGTTCCTCTTACTCTCTCAATCTGTGTATTCACCTCTCTGTGGCTCTCCACCCAGCCTGCCTCGGGGGCCTTTTCCTTGGGGCTGAAGCCATCTGCAGCATTCGTTTCCAGAAGTGGCCAAATCCACACTTCTTAGGAATAGGACAGGGAGGCCTCCGGGGCAGAAGTCTGAGCAGGTCCCAAATGGCATGGTATTAGTCAAGTTCTCTGAAGACGATAGGATCAGCATTTCCCCAGAACGGCTGCTTTTCTCAGAGTGGAATGGGGAGAAGCATCATTGGAGATAACCCAGGGGAAAGGAGATGAGGTGTCCCCATTCACCTCCTCGAGGGTCCAGGCTGTGACAAAGGGCAAAGTGCACCAGAGACCCTGGCCCCGACCCTGAGTTTGCTCCGTCTGCCGGGCTGAGCCTGGGGAGAGATGCAAACCCACGTGTGGCTTTTCGTAGAAAGAGAAGGTTGCTTTCAGAATCAAAGGCAGATGGCTTCCGCACTTATGAGAAGCACCCGTGGGTCACACCTCCAGGTCGAGGGGGTCAGGTGGCGGGGATCCAGGAAGGTCTGCTCTCTTTTCCAAGCGGTCAGAATCCACACTCAAAACATTGtcttgggggcaccagggtggctcagtcggttgagcgtctgacttcagctcaggtcatgatctcatggtttttgagttcgagcccccgcgtcgggctctctgctatggATCCCctgacccctctctctgcccctgcccccacccccatgctctctcaaaaaaacaaaaacaaacaaaaaacctttgtCTTCTACATTTCCTTTTCAGCTTTCCAAAGGAATGTTTCTTTCACTTACATACAGTGTCATGATCTCTTTCATTACATTACATACCCATTTCGTCATGTTAGCACGAGGGCTCAGACCTGTGTCCCATTTGAGCCTAAGTCTTCATCCCTGCTAAAGCGACATCACACGTTTTATTCCTTATCCACCTCCATGAGCAACAACTTGAGTCTCCCACCAGCCACCGTGTCATCCGAAATTTGACTGGTTTCACAAGATTCCTGTGGTCCTGacaatttattgaaataaaaaaacatacacCACTGACGTACAGAGCTTTTCTTTTAAGACCCGTTCACACCCACCCCGTCGGTGGAAACTCACGTCCCTGTGAATGAAACGCGTCAGGCATGGTTTTCTagatttgcagatgaggacaccgaggctcttcagtttacagatgaggaaatgctaTGCACAGTGGGGTCAGAACTGGAACCAGGGGGGTCAGAACCGGGTTCTTGAAATACCCAGAATTCTTTCATGGTATGGTGctctctcttcaataaataagggaacaagataaataaataaaccttccgAGGGAACCCTGAGGAACTCCTCAAGCTTCAGTGTGCAGAGGGAGTCATCAGATACCTGAGAACCTCTTGGTAGAGTGTGGTTGGGGAGCAGGGGTGGTTCTGGCTGGATTCTCTGAGCTGCTGTGTCTATTCTTGGAATGCCACAGAAAGATGTAGGGCCGAGTGGTGACTCTTCAGGGGGTGGCTGTCAGGCCTGTCACACCTCGCAGCTTCCTTGCCCATAGACTGTAaactggctttgaagacagaatCTTAACCCCGAGTGTGGGGAAGCAGGGCCCACAGCTGCCCCCTTTCTGGGCCCAGGGTCTGATGGTTCTCTCAGCGTGACACCGTGGACTTTTGCTAAATCTGTTAGTCCTCAGCATGAGAAGGAAGCTGGTTCTCTGCAGACGTGGGTTCTACGGTCTGCTTCTTCCCAGCCCAGGCTCACACCGGGCCGGAGTCAGCCCCGAGGCCAGCTTGGTTAACGTCCAGCGGGGAGGGGCCACCCTGGAGACTGAGTCCTTATTCCAACTGTGGCTGGCCCCAGCGCACACAGCTGAACCCTGAGAGAGCAGTGACATGTCCTGTGGGTCTGGAGCTGGATGTTAGCAGTAAACCCAAGTGCAGGTCCCAACCCGGACCCTCTGGGGCAGGCGAGCTGGTGCCCAAGTCCACAGACAACCTGGAGGGCTGAGTTTTGACCAGTGACCGGTACAAATAGCCACGGCTTCTCCAGTGCTGTCAGCAAGATGGTGGAGGCCACAGGGAGGGGTAGTGAGTGGCTTGGACACGGGGGTTTCGTCCCCTTGTGGCTCCATAATGGTGGTTGGTAGACTGGCTGACCAGGGCAGATTCATCTGAAGATCTTCTGTGACAAGCTCCCTGCCTGGGAGGACTGCCAGTCTGGAAGATTCTCCGTGTGACCATCCTAGAGACCACACCTGATCTCCGGGTCCTCCTGTTTCCTCCTAGAAATGACCTTGCAGGGAGGCTCTGaagcccccaccctcccagccctgcaTCCTGCTGGAGGCCCTGGCACATGGTTAGCCTGAGACGGAGGGCTGGGTCTGAACCGACTTCAGCTTGGTGCCCTCACCACAATAGCTGGCCTCACCACATTTCCAGAAAACCCTATGATTCCCCCGAGCAAAGAATCTTTTACAGTATAGGAAGAGCCCCTAGAAGGGAGGAGatctctgccctgcccttcctgGTCCTGCCAGAGTCTCTGGGGCCCTGTCTGCATAACCGGCCAGTGCCATCTGGATACCCTGCAATAGTATAACAAGATAGCCTCTTTCTGCTCTGGGCACCTCAGGGAGCCCTGCTGGGCCTGGCGAGGGCTGGACCTCCGGAACTTGCAGAAGAGTGCTCACACTGGCCTCATGAGTCACTTCTGACCCCTGCGGCCCCTCCTCCTGGTCCAGGAAGGGCACGGCTGACATCAAAAGCATCCCCTTAGCCTGAATCACTCATTCGAGTGCAGGCTGGAGATCAGAGGCAGAGTGACCAGGTTTGAGTCAAAGCGGTCCAGGAGACCACCTGGGGCTGCCATGCAGTCCAGAGGGGCCAGGTCATGGGCCAAGTTGCAGTCAGATGCTCCTAGGTCCCTGGAGCTGGTCAAACCCAGAAGTGACCACTCCTCAGTTGGCCGACTCCACTGTCCGGTTGGGGTCCCTGATGCAGGGTGAGTCGTTCCTGGGTCCTGTTTCAAATAGCCCTTGGCCAGGGCCAGCGGGGGCCAGCCAGCCTCAGCATCCAGGCATGTCCTGAACTTGGGGCCGAGGCCATCTGTCGAGGCAGGCtcttcctccaggcagcctgcTGTGGTTGCTCTCTCCTGTGTGCATCTGGTCTGCTTTAGGTAGCCCCGGAATGCCACTGAGGCTGGGTCTTCCTCCCCAGGCACCTCAGGCCCTGGGGGATTGACACGGCCCAAGTCTGAGACCCCCTGCACATCCCCAGGCTGCCCTTCTGAGTTTTGGGCTAGACCGAGGCCGCTGTCGTCCTGGCCCTGGCTGCCCTTTCTCACCCGCTGCTCCCAGTGGGGTCCGGTGCCAGGACTCGGGCTGGGCTCCTGCAAGCAGATCCCGCTGTCTGTGCTGTTGCTGCTGCCCCCGCTGCGGCTGCTCTCCGGCTCCCGGGGCGCCCCCTTTCCCACAGTCCCCgccgcctgggggtgggggaccggCAGGAGGAACTGGGACCCCTCATTCTGCAGGGATGACTTCGCACTGCCAAAGCCGCTGTCCGTGCTGCCGTGCAGTTCCGAGTTCTTCAGCTCCGGGGACACTTTGGGGAAGGCCCCCTCGTCAAGGGGATGAATGGTGTCCTGGGGCTCTGGGCAGGGGAGCTGGAGGACCAGGTTGAACGGATGGGGCTTCCCGAAGAcctggaggggagagggcagagtgaGAAAAACAAGGGTCACCTGCAGCAACCCACTCCAGTGTTGCAGGTGAGGCCCCAGGTCCGGGAGGTGAGCCCAGGGAGGCTCCGCTCTAACCGAGGGGCCCCTGTgctttttgttgtcatttcagaACCGACCTTTCCTCTTAATGCAATTCTCAGTTTGGCTCAGGCCTGTGTGTTCACAGCCCGGATGGAAGAGGCAGGCGGGATGGGAGCCTGCAGGGAGCGGAGAATGTTCTCGGCTCCCTGGGCACTGCTTTCCACACCTGAGAGCAGGCCGGATTCCTTTAGATACATCTAGAAGTGAGTGCCAGACTTTTTTTTGACGATGTCCCAAAATAAGGAATGTGTTACAAAATAACCCACCTACAAATAGCCCGTAAGTCTGTAACTCAGTTTAAATAACTGAAACCAGTTTCACAAGATAGTACTTCGATCTACACTGctattccattctattctattcctgTTTTAGTCTGTCCTACCTTTCCTATCCCATCCTATCCATTATCCTAGCTTGTccatctcattgttttaaaatgctgGATGTGAGACACCAAGACTTGCACAAACACAGGTGGCTGCCACGTGGGGCGGTGGAACAGGCACAGAACTAGTGGCTGAGGAGGACGTGCTCCCCATTAATTGCCGGGAGTCCCAgggaaagtcacttaaccccTCTCCCCCTTGCTGTTCTGTCTTGGTCACACTGGGGTTCTTTCTGCCCTGGAATGCATCAGCCCAGTgctctcagggcctttgcacatgctatgcCCTGTGGTCGGAACACTCTTCTCTCAGCGCTTTCTACGGCTGTGTCCTCCTTAACACTCAGGTCTCCGCTCAGCTCAGCTCTCCCCAGAGAGGCCTTCCCGATCATCCTGGCTAGAGCAGTGCTCCACACGGTCTCTGCATTaacctagtttttaaaaaaattttaagtgtattcattttgagagtgagagggggaggggcagagagagagagggagagagagagaatccctagcaagctctacactgatagtatggagcctgatgcagggttcga is a genomic window of Acinonyx jubatus isolate Ajub_Pintada_27869175 chromosome D1, VMU_Ajub_asm_v1.0, whole genome shotgun sequence containing:
- the IL10RA gene encoding interleukin-10 receptor subunit alpha isoform X1, producing the protein MLPRLVVPLAVLLSLRLCSGAHGTELPSPPSVWFEAEFFSHILHWTPIPNQSESTNYEVELLRYGRDSWESTPSCNQTLVLSCDLTIMTLDLYHDNSYKARVRAMAGNRYSNWTNTNTRFSLDEVTLMVSVKLEVDNGIILGRIQLPRPRIAPTGDTYESIFQHFREYEIKLRKVPGNSTFIKQKINHETFSLSPPGELGEFCVKVKPSVASRVNRGLWSKEECIVLTPRYFTVTNLIIFFAFVLLLCGALAYCLALQLYVRRQRKLPTVLVFGKPHPFNLVLQLPCPEPQDTIHPLDEGAFPKVSPELKNSELHGSTDSGFGSAKSSLQNEGSQFLLPVPHPQAAGTVGKGAPREPESSRSGGSSNSTDSGICLQEPSPSPGTGPHWEQRVRKGSQGQDDSGLGLAQNSEGQPGDVQGVSDLGRVNPPGPEVPGEEDPASVAFRGYLKQTRCTQERATTAGCLEEEPASTDGLGPKFRTCLDAEAGWPPLALAKGYLKQDPGTTHPASGTPTGQWSRPTEEWSLLGLTSSRDLGASDCNLAHDLAPLDCMAAPGGLLDRFDSNLVTLPLISSLHSNE
- the IL10RA gene encoding interleukin-10 receptor subunit alpha isoform X2 gives rise to the protein MLPRLVVPLAVLLSLRLCSGAHELPSPPSVWFEAEFFSHILHWTPIPNQSESTNYEVELLRYGRDSWESTPSCNQTLVLSCDLTIMTLDLYHDNSYKARVRAMAGNRYSNWTNTNTRFSLDEVTLMVSVKLEVDNGIILGRIQLPRPRIAPTGDTYESIFQHFREYEIKLRKVPGNSTFIKQKINHETFSLSPPGELGEFCVKVKPSVASRVNRGLWSKEECIVLTPRYFTVTNLIIFFAFVLLLCGALAYCLALQLYVRRQRKLPTVLVFGKPHPFNLVLQLPCPEPQDTIHPLDEGAFPKVSPELKNSELHGSTDSGFGSAKSSLQNEGSQFLLPVPHPQAAGTVGKGAPREPESSRSGGSSNSTDSGICLQEPSPSPGTGPHWEQRVRKGSQGQDDSGLGLAQNSEGQPGDVQGVSDLGRVNPPGPEVPGEEDPASVAFRGYLKQTRCTQERATTAGCLEEEPASTDGLGPKFRTCLDAEAGWPPLALAKGYLKQDPGTTHPASGTPTGQWSRPTEEWSLLGLTSSRDLGASDCNLAHDLAPLDCMAAPGGLLDRFDSNLVTLPLISSLHSNE